CGCTGGACTCCGTCACCGATGACCGCGAGGAAGTGATCATCACTCGTGCTGGGCACGACCCCGTGGTCATGGTTGCGCTCGACGACTATGAGTCGTTGAAGGAGACCGCCTACCTGCTCAAGAGCCCGGAGAACGCTCGCCGGCTGCTGACATCCATTGAGCGGCTCGAACACGGCGAGGGGATCCGGCGGGACCTGGTGGAATGAAGCTGGTCTGGGACCAGAACGCCTGGGACGACTACCTCTGGTGGCAGACTCAGGATCGCAAAACCCTCAAGCGGATCAACGTGCTGATCAAAGAGATCCAGCGCAACGGCAACGAGGGTATCGGCAAACCCGAACCACTCAAACACGGCTTCCAGGGCTACTGGTCGCGCCGGGTCACCGACGAGCACCGTCTCGTGTACAAGGTCGCCGACGACGAGATCCGCATTGCGGCCTGCCGATACCACTACGGCAGCTGACAGCCCGCGACCTGCGCCGCCGCGGTTTACGCGGGGTCGGTGGGGAGCAGGGTGCGCAGGGCGGCGACGGCGTTCTCGCGGTGTTCGTCGAGCACCTTCACCAGGGTGTCCGCGTCGCCGGTTCGGATGGCCGCCACCGCCTGCTCGTGCTCGTGCACGACGGTCGACCGGTGCTCGGCGAGGTTGTAGTACAACGAGCGGTACGCGTCGGTGGCGTCCCACAGCAGCCGGACGAACCTGACCAGCCTGGGCAGCCCGCACGGGTCCATCAGGGCGAAGTGGAAGCGGCGGTTGGCCTCGGTCATCGCGGCCAGGTCGCCGGCGGCCGACGCCCGCTCGACGTCGTGGTGCGCGTCGAGCACGCGGGTGACGTCCTCGGCGGTGAGCCGCGGCAGCGCCTCGCCTACCGCCTCCGGTTCCAGCAGCGCGCGGATCCGGTAGACCTCGAGCAGGTCGGCCAGCGAGAGCTCCGCGACGAAGTAGCCGCGGTGGGCGGCGTAGGTGACCTGGCCTTCACCCTCCAGGATCTTCAGCGCCTCGCGCAGCGGCACCCGGCTGACGCCGAGCTCCTCGGCCAGCGCGTCCTGGCGGATCTGCTCGCCGGGACGCAGTGTCCCCGCGGTGAGGAAGCCGCGCAGCTCGGCCAGCACGGCCTGCTGCGCGGTGGGCGGCTTCACCGAGCCGCTCACGTCAGCTCACCGCCCGTCAGCCAGTGCCGGACCGCGTCGCCGTGCTCGTCCACGTCCGGCGGCGGCGTGCGGTACGTGGGTGGGGTGGCGGACAGCTGGAACGGGCTGGCCACCTGGGAGCGCGAGCCGACCTGCACGACGGGCGCGAGCCCCAGCGCCGTCGCCAGCGTGAGCCCGCCGCCGATGTCGTTGACCGGGCCGCACGGCACGCTGGCGTCGCCGAGCAGCGTCTCCCACTCGTCGGCGCCCTTCGCCGCCAGCCGTTCGCCGAGCAGCCCGGTGAGCTCGTCGCGGTGCGCCACCCGGTAGGCGTTGTGCGCGAACCGCGGGTCGGCGGCCAGCTCGGGCACCCCGAGACACGTGCACAGCGCGCCGAACTGCGCGTCGTTGCCGCACGCGATGACCAGCGGCCGGTCGGCAGTCTCGAACGGCTGGTACGGGCAAAGGCTGGGGTGCCTGTTGCCCATCGAGCGCGGCGACTCGCCGGTCTCCGTGTACGCGTTGCCGGCGTTCACCAGCGCGGACAGCGTGGACGACAGCAGGCTCAGCCGCAGGTGCTGCCCCTCGCCGGTGCGGTCGCGGTGCCTGATGGCGGCGAGGATGCCGATGGCGGCGTGCATGCCGGTCGTCACGTCGGACATGGCCACGCCCACCTTGCTCGGCTCGTCCGCCGGCCCGGTGACCGACATCAGCCCGGAGACCGCCTGCGCGACGGCGTCGTACCCGGGCAGCCGCGACGCGGCGCCGAAGCCGGTGATCGAGCAGTAGACCAGCCCGGGGTTGTGCGCACGCAGCGCCTCGTAGCCGAGGCCCATCCGGTCCAGGCTGCCGGCGCGGAAGTTCTCGACGAAGACGTCCGCCTTGGTCGCGATGGCGACGGCGTCGGCCAGGCCCTCCTCGGTGCGCAGGTCGAGGGCGATGGAGTGCTTGTTGCGGTTGACAGAAAGATAGTACGTGCTGACGCCGTCGGTCGCCCACGGCGGTCCCCACCTGCGGGTCTCGTCGCCGATCGGGGTTTCGACCTTCACCACCGTGGCACCCAGGTCGGCCAGCAGCATGGTGGCGTACGGTCCGGCGAGTACCCGGGAGAAGTCCGCGATGACCAGCCCGTCGAGGGCACCGGCGAGAGGCACGGCAGCTCCTTGGATCCGATATCCGAAAGTCTCGCCAACCCTACCAAGGACGGGTGCGCGCGGCGTGCGGTCGCCGGCCGGCGGGATAGTCTCGGGGCGTGCGGGCGGATCTGGGCGAAGAACGGACGACGTTGCTCGGCCGGCTGGCGCGGTTGGGCTTCGCCGACCCGGAGGCCGCGAGCGAGCTGCTCGACGGGATCGCGGCCGAGCTGGTCGGTGACCTGGCGGACACCGCCGACCCCGACCTCGCGCTGGCGAACGTGTGCCGGCTTCGCGACGCGATCGCGTCCGGTGCCGACCCGGACGCCGGCGAGCTGGCCGCCCTCGACGACACCCTGCGCGGCGACGACGCGCTGCGGCACCGGCTGCTCGCGGTGCTCGGGTTCAGCTCCGCGCTCGGCGACCACCTGGTGCGGCACCCCGGCCAGTGGCGGGCGCTGCGCGAGCCGGTGGGGCAGCGGCCGCGGGCCGACCTGCTCGCGGCCGTCGGGGCGGACCCCGTCGCGGACCAGCCGTGCGCGTCGACGGCGGACGGCAACCCGTACGACGCGCTTCGGGTCGGTTACCGGCGTGCGCTCCTGGTCGTCGCCGCCCGCGACCTGGCCGGCGAGCTCGCCCTGGACCAGGTGGCCGCCCTGCTGTCCGACCTCGCCTGCGCCGCGCTCGAGGCCGCGCTGGCCATCGCGCGCACCGAGCTGCCGGCCGACGCCGCGCCCTGCCGGCTCGCGGTGCTCGGCATGGGCAAGTGCGGCGGGCGCGAGCTGAACTACTCGAGCGACGTGGACGTCATCTTCGTCGCCGAGCCGGTCCCGGACGGCGACGAGGCGGTGGCGCTGGCGACCGCGACGAAGCTCGCCGCCGGCATGATGCGCGCCTGCTCGCAGAACACCCAGGAGGGCGTGCTGTGGCCGGTCGACGCGGCGCTGCGGCCGGAGGGCAAGGCGGGGCCGCTGGTACGTACCCTCGCCAGCCACGAGTCGTACCTCAACCGGTGGGCGAAGACCTGGGAGTTCCAGGCGCTGCTGAAGGTGCGGCCGGTGGCCGGCGACCTCGCGCTCGGCGAGGAGTACGTCGGCAGGGTCACGCCGCTGGTGTGGCACGCGGCCGACCGGGACGGCTTCGTCGACGAGGTGCAGGGGATGCGCCGCCGGGTGGAGGAGCACGTGCCGCAGCGCGACGCGGACCGTCAGCTCAAGCTCGGCCGCGGCGGCCTGCGCGACGTGGAGTTCGCGGTGCAGCTGCTGCAGCTCGTGCACGGCCGGTCCGACGAGACGTTGCACAGCGGCAACACGCTGGCCGCGCTGGCCGCGCTGACCGACGGCGGCTACGTCGGCCGCGACGACGGCCCGCCGCTCGCCGACGCGTACTGCTACCTGCGCACGCTGGAGCACCGGCTGCAGCTGCGCCGGCTGCGCCGCACCCACGTCGTGCCCGCTGAGGACGCCGAGCTGCGCTGCCTCGGCCGTGCGCTCGGCTACCGCACGCAGCCGATCAGCGAGCTGGTGGAGCAGTGGCAGCGGCACGCGCGGGAGGTGCGGCGGCTGCACGAGAAGCTGTTCTACCGGCCGTTGCTGAACGCCGTCGCCAGGTTGCCAGGCGAGCAGGTGTCGCTCACGCCGGAGGCGGCCCGGCGCCGGCTGGAGGCGCTCGGCTACGCCGACCCCGCGGGTGCCCTGCGGCACATCGAGTCGTTGACTGCGGGGGTCAGCAGGCGGGCGGCGATCCAGCGCACGCTGCTGCCGGTGATGCTCGGCTACTTCGCCGACGGCCCCGACCCGGACTACGGGCTGCTCGCCTTCCGGCAGGCCAGCGACGCACTCGGCCGCACGCCCTGGTACCTCAGGCTGCTGCGGGAGGAGGTCGCCGCGGCGGAACGGCTGGCGAAGGTGCTCGCCGCCGGCCGGTACGCGGCCGACCTGCTGCTGCGCGCACCCGAGGCGGTGCGCATCGTCGGCGCGGAAGAGGAGCTGGTGCCGCGGCCGCACGACGCGCTGGCGCGCGAGGCCGCGTCCATCGTCGGCCGGCAGGACGACCCGGAGCGCGCGGTGGCCGGCCTGCGCGGGGTGCGTCGCAGGGAGCTGTTCCGGGTGTCGGCGGCCGACCTGCTCAGCTCGCTGGACGTCGAGGCGGTGGGCGCCGCGCTGACGACCGTCACCGAGGTCACCATCGCCGCGGCGCTCGACGTGGCGCTGCGCACGGTGCGCGCCGGGGAGCCGGCGCCCGGCCGGTTCGCCGTGATCGGGATGGGGCGCTTCGGCGGCGCGGAGATGGCGTACGGCAGCGACGCCGACGTGCTGTTCGTGTACGAGGCGGGCACCGGCGTCGCGGACGAGGACGCCGCCAGGTGGGCGCACGCGGTCGCCGACGAGCTGCGGCGGTTGCTGGCGCTGCCGTGCCCCGACCCGCCGGTGACCATCGACGCGGATCTGCGCCCCGAGGGCAGGTCGGGACCGTTGGTGCGCAGCCTGGCCTCGTACCAGGCGTACTACCAGCGGTGGTCGTCGCCGTGGGAGAGCCAGGCGCTGCTGCGGGCGCGGCCGGTGGCCGGCGACCGGGAGCTCGGGGAGCGGTTCAGCGCGTCGATCGAGCCGCTGCGCTACCCGGCGCAGGGCCTCGGCGGCAGTGCGCTGAAGGAGATCCGCCGGCTGAAGGCGCGGATGGAGGCGGAGCGGCTGCCCCGCGGCGTGGACCCCGCCATGCACGTCAAGCTCGGCCCCGGTGGCCTGTCCGACGTCGAGTGGGTCGCGCAGCTGCTCCAGCTCCGGCACGCGGGCGCGCAACCGGCGCTGCGCACCACGGGTACGGTCACCGCGCTCGAGCAGGCCGTCGTGGCCGAGCTGCTCGACCCGGCCGACCGCGACGAGCTGGTCGCCGCCTGGCGGTTCGCCAGCCGGGTGCGCAACGCGCGCGGCCTGGTCACCGGCAAGCAGGGCGACACGATTCCCGTCGAGTTCAAGGAACGCGGCGCGGTCGCCCGGGTGCTCGGCTACGAACCCGACCACGTGGGCTCGCTCGTCGAGGACTACCGGCGTTCGGCGCGGCACGCCCGCAACGTCTTCGAGCGCGTCTTCTACGAGAGCTAGCGTGTTGCAGGCGGTCGTGGTCGGCGCGGGCGGCTGGGCGTACACCGGGCTACCGGTGCCGACGCCGGCGCCGCACGAGGTGCTGGTGCGAGTACACGCTGTCGGTCTCAACCGGGCCGACCTGGACGAGCGCGACGGGCGGTACCGCGGCAAGGCGCACGATCCGGCGCTGCCGAACGTCGCAGGCGCGGAGCTTGCCGGTGCGGTCGAGTGGGTGGGCGGCGAGGTCACGGGCGTCGTGCCGGGCGACCGGGTGATGGCCATGGTCAACGGTGCGTTCGCCGAGTACGCGGTGGTCGACGCGCGGTTGCTGCTGCCGGTGCCGGCGGCGCTGACCTGGACCGCCGCGGCGGCATTGCCGGTGGCGTGCCTCACCGAGCACGACGCTCTCGTGGCACGTGCCGGCCTCCGGCCGGGTGACTCGGTGCTCGTGCTGGGCGCCACGTCCGGCGTGGGCGTGTTCGCCGCCGCGCTCGCCCGCGAGCTCGGCGCGGCGACCGTGTTGGGCACTTCGCGGTCGGCGGCGAAGCTGAAGCTGGTGCCAGGTCTGGACGTGGCGATCGACACCTCGACGACCGACCTCGCCGACGCCGTCCTGGAGAGCACCGGTGGTGCGGGCGCGGACGTGGTCGTCGACCACGTCGGCGGCGAGCTGACCGACCGGGCGATCGCGGCGACCCGGGTTGGCGGCACGGTGGTGCAGGTCGGCAGGCTGGCCGGCGACCGTGCGCTGCTCGACCTCGGCCGGCTCGCGTACCGCAGGGTCCGCCTGGTCGGTACCACGTTCCGCACGAGAACCTCGGCGGAGCACGCGGAGGTGGTGGCGGGCGTACGCGCGGACGTGCTTCCGCTCGTCGGGTCTGGCAGGCTCGGAGTACCCGTGGACCGAGTGTTCGCGTTCACCGACCTCGACGCGGCGTACGCGTACGTCACGTCGGGCAGCAGCGTCGGCAAGGTGGTGCTGACGCTCGGCG
The sequence above is drawn from the Streptosporangiales bacterium genome and encodes:
- a CDS encoding type II toxin-antitoxin system prevent-host-death family antitoxin encodes the protein MRTMSYSESRARYAETLDSVTDDREEVIITRAGHDPVVMVALDDYESLKETAYLLKSPENARRLLTSIERLEHGEGIRRDLVE
- a CDS encoding Txe/YoeB family addiction module toxin — its product is MKLVWDQNAWDDYLWWQTQDRKTLKRINVLIKEIQRNGNEGIGKPEPLKHGFQGYWSRRVTDEHRLVYKVADDEIRIAACRYHYGS
- a CDS encoding FCD domain-containing protein; the encoded protein is MSGSVKPPTAQQAVLAELRGFLTAGTLRPGEQIRQDALAEELGVSRVPLREALKILEGEGQVTYAAHRGYFVAELSLADLLEVYRIRALLEPEAVGEALPRLTAEDVTRVLDAHHDVERASAAGDLAAMTEANRRFHFALMDPCGLPRLVRFVRLLWDATDAYRSLYYNLAEHRSTVVHEHEQAVAAIRTGDADTLVKVLDEHRENAVAALRTLLPTDPA
- a CDS encoding CoA transferase, encoding MPLAGALDGLVIADFSRVLAGPYATMLLADLGATVVKVETPIGDETRRWGPPWATDGVSTYYLSVNRNKHSIALDLRTEEGLADAVAIATKADVFVENFRAGSLDRMGLGYEALRAHNPGLVYCSITGFGAASRLPGYDAVAQAVSGLMSVTGPADEPSKVGVAMSDVTTGMHAAIGILAAIRHRDRTGEGQHLRLSLLSSTLSALVNAGNAYTETGESPRSMGNRHPSLCPYQPFETADRPLVIACGNDAQFGALCTCLGVPELAADPRFAHNAYRVAHRDELTGLLGERLAAKGADEWETLLGDASVPCGPVNDIGGGLTLATALGLAPVVQVGSRSQVASPFQLSATPPTYRTPPPDVDEHGDAVRHWLTGGELT
- a CDS encoding bifunctional [glutamine synthetase] adenylyltransferase/[glutamine synthetase]-adenylyl-L-tyrosine phosphorylase, whose protein sequence is MGEERTTLLGRLARLGFADPEAASELLDGIAAELVGDLADTADPDLALANVCRLRDAIASGADPDAGELAALDDTLRGDDALRHRLLAVLGFSSALGDHLVRHPGQWRALREPVGQRPRADLLAAVGADPVADQPCASTADGNPYDALRVGYRRALLVVAARDLAGELALDQVAALLSDLACAALEAALAIARTELPADAAPCRLAVLGMGKCGGRELNYSSDVDVIFVAEPVPDGDEAVALATATKLAAGMMRACSQNTQEGVLWPVDAALRPEGKAGPLVRTLASHESYLNRWAKTWEFQALLKVRPVAGDLALGEEYVGRVTPLVWHAADRDGFVDEVQGMRRRVEEHVPQRDADRQLKLGRGGLRDVEFAVQLLQLVHGRSDETLHSGNTLAALAALTDGGYVGRDDGPPLADAYCYLRTLEHRLQLRRLRRTHVVPAEDAELRCLGRALGYRTQPISELVEQWQRHAREVRRLHEKLFYRPLLNAVARLPGEQVSLTPEAARRRLEALGYADPAGALRHIESLTAGVSRRAAIQRTLLPVMLGYFADGPDPDYGLLAFRQASDALGRTPWYLRLLREEVAAAERLAKVLAAGRYAADLLLRAPEAVRIVGAEEELVPRPHDALAREAASIVGRQDDPERAVAGLRGVRRRELFRVSAADLLSSLDVEAVGAALTTVTEVTIAAALDVALRTVRAGEPAPGRFAVIGMGRFGGAEMAYGSDADVLFVYEAGTGVADEDAARWAHAVADELRRLLALPCPDPPVTIDADLRPEGRSGPLVRSLASYQAYYQRWSSPWESQALLRARPVAGDRELGERFSASIEPLRYPAQGLGGSALKEIRRLKARMEAERLPRGVDPAMHVKLGPGGLSDVEWVAQLLQLRHAGAQPALRTTGTVTALEQAVVAELLDPADRDELVAAWRFASRVRNARGLVTGKQGDTIPVEFKERGAVARVLGYEPDHVGSLVEDYRRSARHARNVFERVFYES
- a CDS encoding zinc-binding dehydrogenase, which codes for MLQAVVVGAGGWAYTGLPVPTPAPHEVLVRVHAVGLNRADLDERDGRYRGKAHDPALPNVAGAELAGAVEWVGGEVTGVVPGDRVMAMVNGAFAEYAVVDARLLLPVPAALTWTAAAALPVACLTEHDALVARAGLRPGDSVLVLGATSGVGVFAAALARELGAATVLGTSRSAAKLKLVPGLDVAIDTSTTDLADAVLESTGGAGADVVVDHVGGELTDRAIAATRVGGTVVQVGRLAGDRALLDLGRLAYRRVRLVGTTFRTRTSAEHAEVVAGVRADVLPLVGSGRLGVPVDRVFAFTDLDAAYAYVTSGSSVGKVVLTLGDE